The Nitriliruptor alkaliphilus DSM 45188 genome includes a region encoding these proteins:
- a CDS encoding ABC transporter substrate-binding protein — protein MRRSQMRATCLLSVSTLLLATGCAASDDTSADTPLDEAAEASAEVDASDVADDAGIEPTAEVARDTISLGVVVDPAWGQVSVAEAFGLFDEVGLNVAIVNFASGAEAMEALLGGAVDVVTAADVPTSAAIVASDEVRVLAQGAYHGNMRIVANGALGIETMEDLDGRSVGTTFGTSAHFMAATFLAQADVAAELVQVAPPELQTALRRGDVDAAAIFEPYATQITAELGDEAVALRGDPPYISLVFYNALADVVQEKEAALGRLLAAFECASTLLDGGDPEARTAVGDATGLDGATLDGVLDGYTYGLSLDGSIAHSLFDLASWAVDEGNIDPGDGLPEFSEALDDGPLSSAADTIVATCS, from the coding sequence GTGAGGCGATCCCAGATGCGGGCGACGTGCCTGCTGAGCGTGTCCACCCTGCTGCTGGCGACGGGTTGCGCGGCATCCGACGACACATCGGCGGACACGCCGCTCGATGAGGCGGCGGAGGCAAGCGCCGAGGTGGACGCGTCGGATGTGGCGGACGATGCAGGCATCGAACCCACCGCGGAGGTGGCCAGGGACACGATCAGCCTCGGAGTCGTCGTCGACCCTGCGTGGGGCCAGGTTTCCGTGGCCGAGGCGTTCGGCTTGTTCGACGAGGTCGGTCTGAACGTGGCGATCGTGAACTTCGCGTCGGGAGCCGAGGCGATGGAGGCCCTGCTCGGTGGAGCGGTCGACGTCGTGACCGCGGCGGACGTGCCGACGTCCGCTGCCATCGTCGCGTCGGACGAGGTCCGCGTCCTCGCCCAGGGTGCCTACCACGGCAACATGCGGATCGTTGCGAACGGGGCACTCGGCATCGAGACGATGGAGGATCTCGACGGGCGCTCGGTGGGCACGACGTTCGGGACGAGCGCCCACTTCATGGCCGCGACGTTCCTCGCCCAAGCCGACGTGGCTGCCGAGTTGGTGCAGGTGGCGCCCCCGGAGCTGCAGACCGCCCTCCGGCGCGGTGACGTGGACGCCGCAGCGATCTTCGAGCCGTACGCCACGCAGATCACCGCGGAGCTCGGGGACGAGGCCGTCGCGTTGCGAGGCGACCCGCCCTACATCAGCCTCGTCTTCTACAACGCGCTCGCCGACGTGGTGCAGGAGAAGGAGGCAGCCTTGGGGCGGCTGTTGGCCGCGTTCGAGTGTGCCTCGACCCTCCTGGACGGAGGCGACCCGGAGGCACGGACCGCCGTCGGAGACGCCACCGGGCTCGATGGCGCGACCCTCGATGGCGTGCTCGATGGCTACACGTACGGCTTGAGCCTGGATGGCAGCATCGCGCACTCGCTGTTCGACCTGGCGAGTTGGGCGGTCGATGAGGGCAACATCGACCCGGGCGATGGTCTCCCCGAGTTCTCGGAGGCGCTGGATGACGGGCCCCTGTCCTCCGCTGCGGACACGATCGTCGCCACCTGCTCCTGA
- a CDS encoding ABC transporter substrate-binding protein, producing MRMPRNRTATRGGRRHRRHLAAAIPLTIAALLLVACGDDAAPADANVDADIGGDTEAAAAQGEPLLVGFVVDPSWAQVPVAESLGLFEAAGVNVEVVNFPTGAEALEALNGGAIDVATGGETPTSAAIISNPDIRVIADGSRHPESRFITDAAHGIETLEDLAGRRIGTPLGSSAHYFATMFLDQAGVEAELVQVSPPEMATAMERGDIEVAAVFQPHATRVALNLGDDAVEIAGDPPYVQHSLYISLADTVEERAAEIAGFIEALRLASDLLENEDPDAMAAIGEVTGLEGEVLTAVVGEYIYEPQLTDELADALRARAEWAIGLGNLDADTDIPDYLQHLDRGPMEQTG from the coding sequence ATGCGCATGCCCCGGAACCGCACCGCCACCCGCGGTGGCCGACGGCACCGACGCCACCTGGCCGCTGCCATCCCGCTGACGATCGCCGCCCTGCTGCTCGTCGCATGCGGTGACGACGCCGCCCCGGCCGACGCCAACGTCGACGCGGACATCGGCGGCGACACCGAAGCGGCCGCCGCCCAGGGGGAGCCACTGCTGGTCGGGTTCGTCGTCGATCCGTCCTGGGCTCAGGTCCCCGTCGCGGAGTCGCTCGGCCTGTTCGAGGCGGCAGGCGTGAACGTCGAGGTGGTGAACTTCCCGACCGGCGCCGAAGCGCTGGAGGCGCTGAACGGCGGCGCGATCGACGTCGCGACCGGCGGTGAGACGCCCACCTCGGCGGCCATCATCAGCAACCCGGACATCCGCGTCATCGCGGACGGCTCCCGTCACCCAGAGAGCCGCTTCATCACCGATGCGGCCCACGGCATCGAGACGCTGGAAGACCTGGCGGGTCGCCGCATCGGCACCCCGCTCGGTTCCAGCGCCCACTACTTCGCGACGATGTTCCTCGACCAGGCCGGCGTCGAGGCCGAGCTCGTCCAGGTCTCGCCCCCGGAGATGGCGACCGCGATGGAACGCGGCGACATCGAGGTCGCGGCCGTCTTCCAGCCCCACGCGACGCGCGTCGCGCTGAACCTCGGCGACGACGCGGTCGAGATCGCGGGCGACCCGCCCTACGTGCAGCACAGCCTCTACATCTCCCTGGCCGACACCGTCGAGGAGCGCGCGGCGGAGATCGCCGGCTTCATCGAGGCGCTGCGGTTGGCCAGTGACCTGCTCGAGAACGAGGACCCCGACGCCATGGCTGCCATCGGCGAGGTGACCGGCCTCGAGGGCGAGGTGCTGACGGCAGTGGTCGGTGAGTACATCTACGAGCCGCAGTTGACCGACGAGCTGGCGGACGCGCTGCGAGCTCGCGCCGAGTGGGCCATCGGGCTCGGGAACCTGGACGCCGACACCGACATCCCCGACTACCTCCAACACCTGGACCGGGGCCCGATGGAGCAGACGGGATGA
- a CDS encoding HAD hydrolase-like protein: MGEDVRTVFFDLDGCLVDSRAAIAHCINHALTSAGLPRRAEDALHRYIGPPLLSTFVELLLEDGRDPSGAHDCVAAYRKVYGEVSLERTLVVPGVGRVLERLAGEVQLAVVTSKPAEFAQPILVSVGLDRWFGGVFAPPLDALEEPKAEALERALAWAGVGSDPMQRADAWMCGDRYHDIGAGRACGTATVGVTWGIGDRAELEAARADAIVDDPADLVPLLTTG; the protein is encoded by the coding sequence GTGGGTGAGGACGTGAGGACGGTCTTCTTCGACCTGGACGGCTGCCTCGTCGACTCCCGCGCGGCGATCGCTCACTGCATCAACCACGCGCTCACGTCCGCGGGTCTTCCACGCCGTGCTGAGGATGCGCTTCACCGGTACATCGGACCCCCGCTGCTGAGCACCTTCGTTGAGTTGTTGCTCGAGGACGGCCGCGACCCGTCGGGCGCACACGACTGCGTCGCCGCCTACCGGAAGGTGTACGGCGAGGTCTCACTCGAGCGGACCCTCGTGGTCCCCGGGGTCGGGCGGGTGCTCGAACGGTTGGCGGGGGAGGTGCAGCTGGCCGTCGTCACCTCCAAACCTGCGGAGTTCGCGCAGCCGATCCTGGTGAGCGTCGGGCTCGACCGGTGGTTCGGTGGGGTCTTCGCGCCACCACTCGACGCACTCGAGGAACCGAAGGCGGAGGCGCTCGAACGAGCGCTCGCCTGGGCCGGTGTCGGCTCGGATCCGATGCAACGCGCGGACGCTTGGATGTGCGGCGATCGCTACCACGACATCGGCGCTGGCCGCGCGTGCGGCACCGCGACGGTCGGTGTCACGTGGGGCATCGGTGACCGCGCCGAGCTCGAGGCCGCCAGAGCCGATGCCATCGTCGACGACCCAGCTGACCTCGTACCGCTCCTCACCACGGGCTGA
- a CDS encoding ABC transporter permease, translated as MTDIAPRPLRRRGNPTDAGWRAASTESGFGRAMRIGTNRMAGGLAPLVSIAMALLVWSAVVASGIFSPQVLPSPAQVWSAGVGLAESGLLWTDLYASGRRALSGFLVGSSLAVAFGALTARSRIANVMLEGTLQAVRPIPAIALVPLAILWFGIGEQSKLFLVSLGVFFPVWITAHTGIASTRRDYLQVAACMNASRRQTLFEVVMPAALPMIVAGLRVGIATSFILIVAAEMTGATSGLGFRLDQARLFSRADRLFVCLVFLGLLGAVVDQVFHRLTTPLTSWAKERG; from the coding sequence ATGACCGACATCGCCCCCCGCCCGCTCCGACGGCGCGGCAACCCCACCGATGCCGGCTGGCGTGCTGCGTCAACGGAGTCGGGGTTCGGCCGCGCGATGCGCATCGGCACGAACCGGATGGCGGGCGGTCTGGCTCCGCTCGTGTCCATCGCCATGGCGCTGCTGGTGTGGTCCGCGGTCGTCGCCAGCGGCATCTTCAGCCCGCAGGTGCTGCCGTCCCCGGCCCAGGTCTGGTCCGCCGGTGTGGGGCTCGCGGAGAGCGGGCTGCTGTGGACCGACCTGTACGCGAGCGGGCGGCGGGCGCTGAGCGGCTTCCTGGTGGGTTCGTCGCTGGCGGTCGCCTTCGGGGCGCTGACGGCCCGATCACGCATCGCCAATGTGATGCTGGAGGGCACGCTCCAGGCGGTCCGCCCCATCCCGGCGATCGCGCTGGTGCCACTGGCGATCCTGTGGTTCGGCATCGGCGAACAGTCGAAGCTGTTCCTGGTCTCCCTGGGGGTCTTCTTCCCGGTCTGGATCACCGCGCACACCGGCATCGCCAGCACCCGACGGGACTACCTCCAGGTCGCCGCCTGCATGAACGCTTCCCGCCGCCAGACGCTCTTCGAGGTGGTGATGCCAGCGGCGCTCCCGATGATCGTCGCGGGGCTTCGGGTGGGGATCGCGACGTCGTTCATCCTGATCGTCGCTGCGGAGATGACCGGCGCCACCTCGGGGCTCGGCTTCCGCCTCGACCAGGCGCGGCTGTTCAGCCGGGCCGACCGCCTGTTCGTCTGCCTGGTGTTCCTCGGGCTGCTCGGGGCCGTCGTCGACCAAGTCTTCCACCGTCTGACCACCCCGCTGACCAGCTGGGCGAAGGAGCGAGGATGA
- a CDS encoding TSUP family transporter, protein MVGELLLVALIAALAAAIQGALGFGFSLLAAPLLALVDPQLVPGPVLVGLLTLTTMMTARERGAVDGTGVAWVLVGRVPGAAVGALALALLTQQALSITLAVVVLAAVALSVAGLQLVPQRGTLLGAGVVSGVMEVAASIGGPPVALVYRRAAAPVVRGTLSVIFMVGVTVSLIGVASVGRFGATELRWSLALIPGVVVGFVASALLRPAVDRGLLAPAVLVLSAISAIAVLVQALW, encoded by the coding sequence GTGGTCGGCGAGCTGCTGCTCGTCGCCCTCATCGCTGCCCTCGCCGCCGCGATCCAGGGCGCGCTCGGGTTCGGGTTCTCGCTGCTGGCGGCACCGCTGCTGGCGCTGGTCGACCCGCAGCTCGTTCCGGGGCCGGTGCTGGTGGGGCTGCTGACGCTGACGACGATGATGACTGCCCGTGAGCGCGGCGCCGTGGACGGGACCGGCGTGGCGTGGGTGCTCGTGGGGCGTGTCCCTGGGGCTGCGGTGGGCGCCCTGGCGCTGGCGCTGCTGACGCAGCAGGCCCTGAGCATCACGCTGGCGGTCGTGGTCCTGGCCGCGGTTGCCCTGTCGGTGGCCGGACTGCAGCTCGTGCCTCAGCGGGGGACGTTGCTCGGCGCCGGTGTGGTCTCGGGCGTGATGGAGGTCGCTGCATCGATCGGCGGTCCACCCGTGGCGCTCGTCTACCGCCGCGCTGCCGCGCCGGTGGTGCGCGGCACGCTGTCGGTGATCTTCATGGTCGGGGTGACCGTGTCGCTGATCGGCGTCGCGTCGGTGGGACGTTTCGGTGCGACGGAGCTGCGCTGGTCACTGGCGTTGATCCCCGGGGTGGTCGTTGGCTTCGTCGCATCGGCCCTCCTACGCCCCGCCGTCGACCGCGGCCTGTTGGCGCCAGCGGTCCTGGTCCTGTCCGCCATCAGCGCGATCGCCGTGCTCGTCCAGGCGCTGTGGTGA
- a CDS encoding type II toxin-antitoxin system death-on-curing family toxin has protein sequence MTRAPADIEYLDLEDLLALTRALGAGPVRDVGLLDAACSRPGSSVFGADAYPSLEAKAAALLHSLARYHALVDGNEPLAWLAAVVFLDINGYTVDLDDEAALQLVMAVSTGDLEVDDLAERFATDRPSTRRRLRQRRRWVPHDVPCAAWIGGGLPRIRPARATRSRPRPSVVA, from the coding sequence GTGACTCGAGCCCCCGCGGACATCGAGTACCTCGACCTCGAGGACCTGCTCGCTCTGACCCGTGCGCTGGGTGCCGGGCCTGTGCGTGACGTCGGGCTGCTCGACGCCGCGTGTTCCCGACCGGGCTCATCGGTGTTCGGTGCTGACGCGTACCCGAGCCTCGAAGCGAAGGCGGCTGCGTTGCTGCACTCGCTCGCCCGCTACCACGCGTTGGTCGATGGGAACGAGCCCTTGGCGTGGCTGGCCGCCGTGGTCTTCCTCGACATCAACGGCTACACCGTCGATCTCGACGACGAGGCGGCCCTCCAGTTGGTGATGGCGGTGTCCACGGGCGACCTCGAGGTGGACGACCTCGCGGAGCGGTTCGCGACCGATCGACCGTCCACGCGTCGCCGGCTGAGGCAGCGGCGCAGGTGGGTCCCCCACGACGTGCCCTGTGCTGCATGGATCGGTGGCGGACTCCCCAGGATCAGGCCCGCACGGGCGACGCGGAGTCGTCCACGGCCCTCGGTGGTGGCGTAA
- a CDS encoding M20 family metallopeptidase, which produces MPAPTTPAMDAATRVVYDDDRPVGEVPLTMDELAAAADAGEHALADGVEAFTRWLVGLGQPWCENSLDGPLRPPEESHAAAPLAALLERWGFETRLVGRHATRANVLARMAFGPGPELMLNDHLDTYPSGPASRWQRTPHPYQLTRHGDDLVARGTSDTRANMATLLLAVRDLLRDPPAAGTLLVALTVDEERNGVEGASYLTDVLGLRPDGSITVEPTAMLDTPEPTIGIANRQTGHALLDVTVRGRSSHIWRPDTGINPASALRRILTDLEDPDRDGHEVCPVGLDAGEAGMAQFTPLEATARLAAVGIGPGVSRGHLLDEITAVAARHCVDGLTASVEYVPGPTFVPGTETVPIDDPLVAALTTSYELVTTRPALHYCKPAFNDTIVFRHAGIPAVTFGPGYEGWPVYDEVISLSTMELARDVLVDAVRRFLTPDSGA; this is translated from the coding sequence ATGCCCGCGCCGACCACCCCTGCCATGGACGCCGCCACACGGGTCGTCTACGACGACGACCGCCCGGTCGGGGAGGTGCCGCTCACGATGGATGAGCTCGCGGCCGCCGCCGACGCCGGCGAGCACGCCCTGGCGGACGGGGTCGAGGCGTTCACCCGGTGGCTCGTCGGGCTCGGGCAGCCGTGGTGCGAGAACAGCCTGGACGGCCCGCTGCGGCCCCCGGAGGAGTCGCACGCCGCCGCACCGCTCGCCGCGTTGCTGGAACGGTGGGGCTTCGAGACGCGGCTGGTGGGGCGACACGCCACCCGGGCCAACGTGCTCGCGCGCATGGCGTTCGGCCCTGGCCCGGAGCTGATGCTCAACGACCACCTCGACACCTACCCGTCCGGGCCGGCCAGCCGCTGGCAACGCACGCCCCACCCCTACCAGCTGACCCGCCACGGCGACGACCTGGTCGCCCGGGGCACGTCCGACACCCGCGCGAACATGGCGACGCTGCTGCTCGCGGTCCGTGACCTGCTGCGCGACCCGCCGGCGGCCGGGACGCTGCTCGTTGCCCTGACGGTCGACGAGGAGCGCAACGGCGTCGAAGGGGCCAGCTACCTGACCGACGTGCTCGGCCTGCGGCCGGATGGGTCCATCACCGTCGAGCCGACCGCCATGCTGGACACCCCGGAGCCCACGATCGGCATCGCGAACCGGCAGACGGGTCACGCGCTGCTCGACGTCACCGTGCGGGGCCGGTCGAGCCACATCTGGCGGCCGGACACCGGCATCAACCCGGCGTCAGCGCTCCGTCGCATCCTCACCGACCTCGAGGACCCTGACCGGGACGGCCACGAGGTCTGCCCCGTCGGGCTCGACGCGGGCGAGGCCGGTATGGCGCAGTTCACGCCGTTGGAGGCGACGGCCCGTCTTGCCGCGGTCGGCATCGGTCCGGGCGTCAGCCGCGGTCACCTGCTGGACGAGATCACCGCGGTGGCGGCGCGGCACTGCGTGGACGGGCTGACCGCGTCGGTGGAGTACGTGCCCGGCCCGACGTTCGTGCCCGGCACGGAGACCGTCCCGATCGATGATCCACTCGTGGCGGCGTTGACCACGTCGTACGAGCTCGTGACGACGCGGCCGGCGCTGCACTACTGCAAGCCGGCGTTCAACGACACGATCGTGTTCCGTCACGCCGGCATCCCGGCGGTCACGTTCGGCCCGGGTTACGAGGGTTGGCCCGTGTACGACGAGGTCATCTCGCTGTCGACGATGGAGCTCGCACGCGACGTGCTCGTGGATGCCGTTCGGCGCTTCCTGACGCCTGACAGCGGGGCCTGA
- a CDS encoding ABC transporter ATP-binding protein yields the protein MSTDLYVDTLTVRYDPGEAAVLDQLTLHVPRGEFLAVLGRSGCGKSTLLNTVAGFTSPESGVVRVDDQVVTGPGRDRGVVFQHDVLYPWMSISRNVAFGLKAMGVGRDRRLLRARELLTLVGLDPDEVATKLPHQLSGGMRQRVGIARMLATEPRVMLMDEPFGALDAMTRLAMQDLVLNLWRELHATILFITHDVDEALRISSRIAVLGPGGELLEHLENPLPHPRPAGGLAELPGYASLRRHLHDLLGLGSPVPTS from the coding sequence ATGAGCACCGACCTGTACGTCGACACCCTGACGGTCCGCTACGACCCGGGCGAGGCCGCCGTTCTCGACCAGCTCACACTGCACGTGCCGCGGGGTGAGTTCCTGGCGGTGCTCGGCCGCTCCGGCTGCGGGAAGTCGACCCTGCTGAACACGGTCGCCGGGTTCACCTCCCCGGAGTCGGGTGTCGTGAGGGTCGACGACCAGGTCGTCACCGGACCTGGGCGTGACCGCGGCGTGGTGTTCCAGCACGACGTGCTCTACCCGTGGATGTCGATCTCACGCAACGTCGCCTTCGGCCTGAAGGCGATGGGCGTGGGACGCGACCGGCGGCTGCTGCGAGCCCGCGAGCTGCTGACCCTCGTGGGGCTCGACCCCGACGAGGTCGCGACGAAGCTGCCCCACCAGCTCTCCGGCGGCATGCGCCAGCGGGTCGGCATCGCCCGGATGCTCGCCACCGAGCCACGGGTCATGCTGATGGACGAGCCGTTCGGCGCACTCGATGCCATGACCCGGCTCGCGATGCAGGACCTGGTCCTCAACCTCTGGCGGGAACTCCACGCCACCATCCTGTTCATCACACACGACGTGGACGAGGCCCTGCGCATCTCCAGCCGCATCGCGGTGCTCGGCCCAGGCGGTGAGCTTCTCGAACACCTGGAGAACCCGCTGCCGCATCCGCGACCGGCTGGCGGCCTCGCCGAGCTGCCGGGCTACGCGTCCCTGCGTCGCCACCTGCACGACCTGCTGGGGCTGGGATCCCCGGTCCCTACCAGCTGA
- a CDS encoding asparaginase — protein MTGIALLALGGTISMVQEDGAAVPRRRAAQLAATDDRYTVAVDVALVGGSEVDGQHLCDLGHHLVELARPAVVTVGTDAIEEVAAWLAWAGPWPQPVAVTGSMIPGGRPDSDGAANLIDAAATVAALPWSEPVVVFGGDVLLGRESLKVSGALRAAFAAPGRGPVGGVGPLGPSVWRTPAPTRGLGLPGGVPPAVPVVTAALGDDGLLLASAIAVAPGAVVVAANGAGNLPPGMARVAVDAAAAGDAVVIVTSRAPDAFTCPVYGYPGGSAELTAAGVTFAPGLTPHRARAVAGLALAHRTDVAAAIRTASDDVMGVPLVAVPT, from the coding sequence ATGACCGGGATCGCGTTGCTGGCGCTCGGGGGCACCATCTCGATGGTCCAGGAGGACGGCGCGGCCGTCCCCCGCCGCCGAGCCGCCCAGCTCGCCGCCACGGACGACCGTTACACGGTCGCGGTGGACGTCGCGCTGGTCGGCGGGTCCGAGGTCGACGGCCAGCATCTGTGTGACCTCGGTCACCACCTCGTCGAGCTCGCGCGTCCGGCCGTCGTCACCGTCGGAACGGACGCGATCGAGGAGGTAGCGGCGTGGCTGGCGTGGGCCGGCCCGTGGCCCCAACCGGTGGCCGTCACCGGCTCGATGATCCCCGGTGGCCGCCCCGACAGCGACGGCGCCGCGAACCTGATCGACGCGGCCGCGACGGTCGCCGCGTTGCCGTGGAGTGAACCGGTCGTGGTGTTCGGGGGCGACGTGCTGCTCGGGCGGGAGTCGCTCAAGGTGTCCGGCGCGCTGCGCGCCGCCTTCGCCGCACCGGGCCGCGGTCCGGTCGGCGGGGTTGGACCGCTCGGGCCATCGGTGTGGCGCACCCCGGCGCCGACCCGCGGTCTGGGTCTGCCCGGCGGCGTGCCACCTGCGGTCCCGGTGGTCACGGCGGCCCTCGGCGACGATGGTCTGCTGTTGGCGTCGGCGATCGCGGTGGCGCCGGGCGCCGTGGTCGTGGCCGCCAACGGCGCTGGGAACCTGCCGCCCGGCATGGCGCGCGTCGCCGTCGATGCCGCAGCGGCTGGAGACGCGGTCGTGATCGTCACCAGCCGGGCACCGGACGCGTTCACCTGCCCCGTCTACGGCTACCCCGGCGGTTCCGCCGAGCTGACGGCCGCCGGCGTGACGTTCGCGCCGGGCCTGACACCGCACCGTGCCCGTGCCGTGGCCGGCCTCGCGCTGGCTCATCGCACGGACGTCGCCGCTGCCATCCGCACCGCGAGCGACGACGTGATGGGTGTGCCGCTCGTCGCCGTGCCCACCTGA
- a CDS encoding GntR family transcriptional regulator, which translates to MPTPSRTDEQVRETRSTQARRLRDALRLEVLECLDSGAVLPSEADLADRYEATRNAVREALGLMRSEGLVDRRPRTGTTVVGQKATAGTDRLLALSEYVKSGDGAITNEVLAARVVRANPTVARKLERAPGEAVVLIERRRMVEGRPLSLDTTFVPHDLGARLLDTDLAGTDLFHLMERDLGVDLVAASTSIEALPADPDAAALLAIPVGTPLLASSRLVLRADAVPAAMEFVRYRHDRIVLSGQTFRGKE; encoded by the coding sequence ATGCCCACCCCCTCCCGCACCGACGAGCAGGTCCGCGAGACCCGCTCGACGCAGGCCCGCCGCCTGCGGGATGCGCTGCGACTCGAGGTCCTCGAGTGCCTCGACAGCGGCGCGGTCCTGCCGTCGGAGGCGGACCTCGCGGACCGTTACGAGGCAACCCGCAACGCCGTTCGGGAGGCGCTCGGCCTCATGCGCAGCGAAGGGCTGGTCGACCGTCGCCCGAGGACGGGCACGACCGTCGTCGGTCAGAAGGCGACCGCCGGGACGGACCGGCTGCTCGCCCTGTCGGAGTACGTGAAGTCGGGTGACGGCGCCATCACCAACGAGGTGCTCGCGGCCCGCGTCGTGCGCGCCAACCCCACCGTGGCACGCAAGCTCGAACGCGCCCCGGGCGAGGCGGTGGTGCTCATCGAGCGTCGCCGCATGGTCGAAGGGCGCCCGCTGTCGCTCGACACGACGTTCGTGCCGCACGACCTCGGTGCCCGGCTGCTCGACACCGACCTCGCCGGCACCGACCTGTTCCACCTGATGGAACGCGACCTGGGCGTGGACCTGGTGGCCGCTTCCACGTCGATCGAGGCGTTGCCCGCGGACCCGGACGCTGCCGCCCTGCTGGCCATCCCGGTCGGCACACCGCTCCTCGCGAGCAGCCGGCTCGTGCTCCGGGCCGACGCCGTCCCGGCCGCCATGGAGTTCGTCCGCTACCGCCACGACCGCATCGTCCTGTCCGGCCAGACCTTCCGTGGCAAGGAGTGA
- a CDS encoding isochorismatase family protein has protein sequence MAAESFPALDAARPYPWPYDGHIVPAATALLMIDWQHDFCAPGGYVDRMGYDVQRLQRALPAARAILQRARELGMLVVHTREGHRRDLSDLPATKLWRSRRMGAGIGDSGPHGRRLVRGEPGWQIVPDVAPIDGEPIVDKPGKGSFYATDLEALLRRRGITHLLLTGVTTDVCVHTTMREANDRGFECLLLEDCTAAVDEGNEQAALKMVTMSGGVFGAVAPSSALLASLRQR, from the coding sequence ATGGCGGCGGAGAGCTTCCCGGCGCTGGATGCGGCCCGTCCCTACCCGTGGCCCTACGACGGGCACATCGTGCCGGCGGCGACCGCGCTGCTCATGATCGACTGGCAGCACGACTTCTGCGCACCCGGCGGCTACGTGGACCGCATGGGCTACGACGTCCAGAGACTCCAGCGTGCCCTCCCGGCAGCGCGCGCGATCCTGCAACGTGCTCGTGAACTCGGGATGCTCGTCGTCCACACCAGGGAGGGACACCGACGGGATCTCTCGGATCTCCCGGCGACGAAGCTGTGGCGCTCCCGCCGCATGGGCGCGGGCATCGGAGACAGCGGACCACACGGTCGTCGGCTGGTGCGCGGGGAACCCGGGTGGCAGATCGTCCCGGATGTTGCGCCGATCGACGGCGAGCCGATCGTCGACAAGCCGGGCAAGGGGTCGTTCTACGCCACCGACCTGGAGGCGCTGTTGCGCCGGCGAGGCATCACGCACCTCCTCCTGACCGGTGTGACGACCGACGTCTGCGTGCACACGACCATGCGCGAGGCCAACGACCGCGGCTTCGAGTGCCTCCTACTCGAGGACTGCACCGCAGCGGTCGACGAAGGCAACGAACAGGCTGCGCTGAAGATGGTGACGATGTCGGGTGGGGTCTTCGGAGCCGTCGCGCCGTCGAGCGCCCTCCTCGCGTCGCTCCGCCAACGCTAG